Within the Alteromonas sp. M12 genome, the region CTACTGAAACGCTTATTAAAGTCATGGATGCATCGCGAGCAGCGGGTGTCTACGATGTTTCTATCGCAGCACAAGAGTAAAATATAATGGCAAGACTCCTTCTGGCAGTTGTATTAGCGTTTTTCATCACGATTAGTTTGTTCTTTTTGATGCAAGCTCTTATCGCTAGTGGTGATCAAACGTTAGATGATCCCAAGCCCGGTGCGGTGCTCGATTTCGTACGCTTGAAGAAAGAAGAAACGGTTGAACAAAAAGATCGTAAGCCGAGAAAGCCACCACCACCTAAAGAGCCGCCACCGCAAATGGAACAGCCGCAAATGGATTCACCTACGCCTGATGCTGATGGCAGTGGTATGGCGTTTGAAGCCGATGTCGGTGGTGATATCGCCCTTGGTGGTGGATTGGCCCTAGAATCAGGTGATGGCGAATATTTGCCAATCGTTAAGGTTGCTCCGGTTTATCCACGACGAGCTTTATCTCGCGGAATAGAAGGCTTTGTAATCGTTGAATTTACTGTATCTAAATTAGGCGCAGTAAAAGATATTCGCGTAGTACAAGCAACTCCACCGGATATATTTAATCAGGCTGCGATGGATGCTGCACTGAAATTTAAATATAAACCCAGAGTTGTGAACGGTGAACCTGCAGAAGTGTCTGGTGTGCAAAACCGCATTACTTTCCAGATCGATGGTTAACTAAGAGGCAAGCATGAAAATAACACAGTGCATTTTAGCCATCTTATTGGCAAGCTCATTCACACTTATATCGTCTGTAGTAACGGCACCTACAGCTAGTGCACAAGATAATAGTGCCAGTGAAAGAAAGACCCGCAGAACACCGGCTCTGCGTACGCGAGTATACGACCAATTGGCTCGCGCTCAGAAAGTTGCCGACGAAGGTAATACTGCTGAAGCATTAGCAATATTGGATGTCGTTAAATCCAAAGAAAGCTCTATGAATAGCTACGAGCTGGCGATGTTGCATAACTTCTACGGTTTTATTTATTACAACGTCGAAGATTATGATAAAGCTATCGAATCATTTGAGAGCGTAGTAGAACAGCAACCCATTCCTGAGTCATTTGAACAAAGTACTTTGTTTAGTTTGGCACAATTGCAAATGATGCGCGGTAATTACGATAAGACTATCGAGTACTTGGAACGTTGGGAAGCATTGCAGCCAGGTAAGTTACCGGTTAAAAATTTAGTGC harbors:
- a CDS encoding energy transducer TonB, yielding MARLLLAVVLAFFITISLFFLMQALIASGDQTLDDPKPGAVLDFVRLKKEETVEQKDRKPRKPPPPKEPPPQMEQPQMDSPTPDADGSGMAFEADVGGDIALGGGLALESGDGEYLPIVKVAPVYPRRALSRGIEGFVIVEFTVSKLGAVKDIRVVQATPPDIFNQAAMDAALKFKYKPRVVNGEPAEVSGVQNRITFQIDG